The sequence CCCTGATCGGTGAGCTCCAGCAGCAGGAGCTTGCGCAGCTTTTCCAGGCCGCTGAGGCCCGGGGCATCCAGCGCGGCGGCGTGCAGGCCGCTTTCGGCGTAGTATTGGTCGTAAATGCGGTCCAGAATGGCCTCTTTGGACTTAAAATGGTGGTAGACCGCACCCTTGGACATGCCCAGCGCATCGGTGATATCCTGGATGGTGGTGTGGTCGTAGCCCTTTTCCAGAAACAGCCGGTAGGAGACGGCCAGGATCTTCTGTACCGTTTCCTCCGGGTACTTATTGCGGGCCATGGTTTGCCTCCTTTTTATACATACCGTCGGTATGTATAGGATAACAGAAAAGGGGGAGAGCGTCAAGCCCTCCCCCGAAAAAGCTCACGCCTCGCCGCCGGCGGTGGTCACCGTCTTGGGATCCAGCTCCACGGTCTGGACCCGGGCAGCCTCGCAGGCCTCCACCTCTTCCGCGGCGATGGGCCGGATGAGGATGAAGGGGGTGCACTGGGCGGACTGGCCCGCCGGATTGTCCCGGATCATGCCCAGCAGATCGGCCTCGGGCTCCTCCAGCGCCTGGGCCTTGCCCAGAAGGTCCCGGGTCAGGTCGTTGGCGTCCACGATCATGGCCTTTACCCCGGTGGCGGCGTAAATCTCGTCGCAGACCCCGGAGGAATTCTCCGGGATGCGGATGCCAAACTGACCGTACACGTCGAACACGTGGTCATAGAAACCGTCCAGGCCGGTGATCTCCTGGCCCACCATGTCGTAGAAAATGCCGTGCTTGCCGAAGAGCTTGCCCACGCCGGCGCAGATCGCCGCCCAGATGACCTTCAGGGTCCCGCAGTGGTCGATGGCAAACTGCATCTTCCAGGGGCTGTCCACACCAATGCCCGCCTCGGAGTGCATGGCGAACTTGCTGAGGAACCTGGCCAGCCAGCTCAGGCGCATGTCCTTCTTATATACCACCCGCTTCTGGCACAGGGCGACAATCTTTTCGCTGATGGAGAGGATGTCCCCCTCCTGATAGAGGGGGGCCACGTACCGCTTCACCAGGTCGATGTAGTTCTCGCCGATCTGGACGAAGTGGGTCTGGATGGCGTTGCGGGCGAAATAGCGGTCTCCCACCTGGATGGTGACGTTTTTGCTGTCGTTTACCTGAAATTGCATGTTCGGGACCCCTTTATCTTCATATGTAAGGTGTTTATCGTCGATAACGGGTTTTAGTATATCCTATTCAGTGGGAAAATCAACCCTTATTTCGGAAAAAACGGCCGCGCCGCTGTTCGGGCGGCGCGGCCGGGGGAAAGAAGCTTATTTGCTCAGGGCTTGGTGGATGGCGGCGGCGGCCTTTTTGCCGGCGCCCATGGCCAGGATGACGGTGGCGGCGCCGGTGACGGCGTCGCCGCCGGCATAGACCCCGTCCCGGGTGGTCTGCATGGTCTCCTCGTTGACGATGAGGCAGCCCTTCCGGTTGGTCTCCAGGCCGGGAGTGGTGGAGCGGATCAGGGGGTTGGGCGTGGTGCCCAGGCTCATGATTACCGTGTCTACGTCCAGCACGAACGCGCTGTCCGGGACCTCCACCGGGCGGCGGCGGCCGGACTCGTCCGGCTCGCCCAGTTCCATGCGGATGCACTCCATCCCCGCCACGGCCCCCTTGCCGTCGGACAGGATGCGCCGGGGATTGTTGAGCAGGTGGAATTCAATGCCCTCCTCTTTGGCGTGGTGGACCTCCTCCACACGGGCCGGCATCTCCGCCTCGCTGCGGCGGTAGACCACATAGACGTGCTCCGCACCCAGCCGCTTGGCGCACCGGGCGGCGTCCATGGCCACGTTGCCGCCGCCCACCACGGCCACGGACTTGCTCTTCTTGATGGGGGTGTCGTACTCCTCCCGGTAGGCCTTCATCAGGTTCACCCGGGTCAGATACTCGTTGGCCGAGTACACCCCGCTCAGGGTCTCGCCGGGGATGTCCATGAACATGGGCAGGCCCGCGCCGGAGCCCACAAACACCGCCCGGTAGCCCATCTCAAACAGCTCGTCGATGGTGATGGTCTTGCCGATGACGGTGTCCAGGTCCAGCTCTACCCCCAGGTCCAGAATGCCCTCCACCTCGTGCTGGACGATCTCCTTGGGCAGGCGGAACTGGGGGATGCCGTACACCAGCACGCCGCCGGCGGTGTGGAAGGCCTCGAAGATGGAGACCTGGTAGCCCAGCTTGCCCAGGTCGGACGCGCAGGTCAGCCCGGCAGGGCCGGAGCCCACCACCGCCACCTTGACGCCGTTGGACGCCGGCTTTTCCGGCTTCGCATGCACGTTGTTCCGGTACCAGTCGGCCACGAACCG is a genomic window of Intestinimonas massiliensis (ex Afouda et al. 2020) containing:
- a CDS encoding F420-0--gamma-glutamyl ligase, coding for MQFQVNDSKNVTIQVGDRYFARNAIQTHFVQIGENYIDLVKRYVAPLYQEGDILSISEKIVALCQKRVVYKKDMRLSWLARFLSKFAMHSEAGIGVDSPWKMQFAIDHCGTLKVIWAAICAGVGKLFGKHGIFYDMVGQEITGLDGFYDHVFDVYGQFGIRIPENSSGVCDEIYAATGVKAMIVDANDLTRDLLGKAQALEEPEADLLGMIRDNPAGQSAQCTPFILIRPIAAEEVEACEAARVQTVELDPKTVTTAGGEA
- the gltA gene encoding NADPH-dependent glutamate synthase codes for the protein MANLSPTKVPVPEQDPNVRNHNFEEVNLGYTPEMAVEEAGRCLQCKKPACVAGCPVNIQIPEFIAKVAEGDFQAAYEIIHQTNGLPAVSGRVCPQESQCESLCVRGKKGEPVAIGRLERFVADWYRNNVHAKPEKPASNGVKVAVVGSGPAGLTCASDLGKLGYQVSIFEAFHTAGGVLVYGIPQFRLPKEIVQHEVEGILDLGVELDLDTVIGKTITIDELFEMGYRAVFVGSGAGLPMFMDIPGETLSGVYSANEYLTRVNLMKAYREEYDTPIKKSKSVAVVGGGNVAMDAARCAKRLGAEHVYVVYRRSEAEMPARVEEVHHAKEEGIEFHLLNNPRRILSDGKGAVAGMECIRMELGEPDESGRRRPVEVPDSAFVLDVDTVIMSLGTTPNPLIRSTTPGLETNRKGCLIVNEETMQTTRDGVYAGGDAVTGAATVILAMGAGKKAAAAIHQALSK